The Leptolyngbya sp. CCY15150 genome contains a region encoding:
- a CDS encoding glycosyltransferase family 2 protein: protein MIDDVHPGNLKASFERGLAGRRPKAAIALSAVWAVTITLHLVSWGIWFVLGLTLLVGLHTLRLIVARPRSVPSALTHDNPDDYPYVSLMVSAKNEEAVVGSLVRSLCNLDYPSDRYDLWIIDDYSTDRTPELLDQLALNYPRLHVVHRPADAGGGKSGALNQVYPQVKGEFIAVFDADAQVPMDLLRRVIPLFDRPQVGAVQVRKAVLQGNEGHPRPRNFWILGQVAEMALDSYFQQQRIAIGGVGELRGNGQFVRRQALDSCGGWNEETITDDLDLTLRLHFDRWDIDFLMVPAVEEEGVTQAIALWHQRSRWAEGGYQRYLDYWRLMSRNRLGVGKTIDLLVFWLMQYLLPTAAVPDTLMAIARSSPPLLSPLTGMTVLLSLFGMVIGLRRIHSSDYRLREEALGSERSPLLRPEMPLWRTAVQSLRGTLYMMHWLLVVASTTARISVRPKRLKWVKTAHQGTDEVLLDMPGQS from the coding sequence ATGATCGATGACGTTCACCCTGGCAACCTCAAGGCATCCTTTGAACGAGGTCTGGCAGGACGTCGCCCCAAAGCCGCGATCGCCCTATCAGCCGTATGGGCAGTGACGATTACGCTTCATTTAGTTTCCTGGGGCATTTGGTTTGTTCTAGGGCTGACCCTGCTGGTGGGGCTGCATACCCTGCGCCTGATCGTGGCTCGCCCGCGGTCGGTACCCTCGGCCCTCACCCATGACAATCCTGATGATTATCCCTATGTCTCGCTGATGGTCTCGGCCAAAAATGAAGAGGCGGTGGTGGGTTCTCTGGTGCGATCGCTCTGCAACCTAGACTATCCCAGCGATCGCTACGACCTGTGGATCATTGATGATTACAGCACCGATCGCACACCGGAACTGTTGGATCAGCTCGCTCTGAACTATCCCCGGCTCCATGTGGTACACCGTCCAGCCGATGCCGGTGGCGGCAAATCAGGGGCTTTGAACCAAGTCTATCCCCAGGTTAAAGGTGAATTCATTGCGGTATTTGATGCCGATGCTCAAGTACCCATGGATCTCCTACGCCGGGTGATACCGCTATTCGACCGTCCGCAGGTGGGAGCGGTGCAGGTGCGCAAGGCCGTGTTGCAGGGAAATGAGGGGCATCCCCGGCCTCGGAATTTTTGGATCCTGGGTCAGGTAGCAGAAATGGCGTTGGATAGCTATTTCCAGCAGCAGCGCATTGCCATTGGCGGCGTGGGCGAACTGCGAGGCAATGGTCAATTTGTGCGGCGGCAGGCGTTGGATAGCTGCGGCGGATGGAATGAAGAAACCATCACCGATGACCTAGATCTCACTCTCAGACTGCATTTCGACCGCTGGGATATTGATTTTCTGATGGTGCCGGCAGTGGAAGAAGAGGGCGTCACCCAGGCGATCGCGCTTTGGCATCAACGCAGTCGCTGGGCAGAGGGCGGCTATCAGCGCTATCTAGACTATTGGCGACTCATGTCTCGCAATCGTTTGGGCGTCGGCAAAACCATTGATTTGCTGGTTTTCTGGCTCATGCAGTATCTGCTGCCCACGGCGGCAGTTCCCGATACGCTGATGGCGATCGCCCGCAGTAGCCCACCGCTGCTCAGCCCATTAACGGGAATGACGGTGCTGCTCTCACTCTTTGGCATGGTGATCGGTCTGCGCCGCATCCACAGCAGTGATTATCGACTCAGAGAAGAAGCCTTGGGCAGTGAGCGATCGCCCCTATTGCGTCCCGAGATGCCGCTGTGGCGTACGGCTGTACAATCCCTACGCGGTACTCTCTACATGATGCATTGGCTGCTGGTGGTCGCCAGCACCACGGCACGCATTTCGGTACGCCCCAAACGGCTGAAGTGGGTGAAAACTGCCCACCAAGGAACCGATGAGGTGTTGCTGGATATGCCAGGACAGTCTTAG
- a CDS encoding bifunctional sterol desaturase/short chain dehydrogenase, whose amino-acid sequence MNLFSLVFPVGLGLGSIVLAELVRDVYHVAGHYWPPLQSLHMLHHRAYRRDLSIANLDVYRRSQLYNDVPESLVMFAVTALVAWASHQPAMLLGSLYALGFMAGAIARSQGYGMWTDLTHEPGDLTQIPSVWAVNRTYHWRHHFDQGNAYFSGYLTVVDKVLGTSLSLKGKVVAVTGASGSMGQSLIQELIRQGAKTIALTSSDRLTETDRMKVVSWQIGDEDQLRDRLKQVDILIINHGLNVHGDRTPEGVQASLEVNALSAWRLANVFMSTVNDSTDRATKELWINTSEAEVSPAFSPLYEISKRLIGDLITLRRLDAPCIIRKIVLGPFKSNLNPVGIMSPRWVARMVVFLAKRDVRTIIVTINPLTYLVFPLKEWGRSLYFRLFSRPAP is encoded by the coding sequence ATGAATCTGTTTTCACTCGTCTTTCCAGTTGGGCTTGGGCTTGGCTCTATTGTGCTTGCGGAGCTGGTTCGTGATGTCTACCATGTTGCTGGTCACTACTGGCCACCCCTGCAGTCACTGCACATGTTGCATCATCGTGCCTACCGTCGTGATCTGAGTATTGCCAACCTTGACGTCTATCGTCGCTCTCAGCTTTACAACGATGTGCCAGAATCCCTGGTGATGTTTGCCGTAACAGCGTTGGTGGCATGGGCCAGCCATCAGCCAGCTATGCTTCTGGGCAGTCTCTATGCGCTAGGCTTTATGGCAGGGGCGATCGCTCGTTCTCAGGGATACGGGATGTGGACAGATCTCACCCACGAGCCCGGCGACCTTACCCAAATTCCCTCGGTGTGGGCGGTCAATCGCACGTATCACTGGCGGCACCACTTTGATCAAGGGAATGCCTACTTCTCGGGATATTTGACGGTGGTGGATAAAGTGTTGGGAACAAGCTTATCGCTGAAAGGCAAGGTGGTTGCGGTTACGGGCGCATCGGGATCCATGGGGCAGTCCCTGATCCAAGAACTCATTCGCCAAGGGGCAAAAACCATTGCCCTCACCTCCTCCGATCGCCTCACCGAGACCGATCGCATGAAGGTCGTATCTTGGCAGATTGGTGACGAGGATCAGCTGCGCGATCGCCTCAAGCAAGTTGATATTTTGATTATTAATCACGGGCTCAATGTCCATGGCGATCGCACCCCAGAGGGCGTCCAAGCCTCTCTAGAGGTCAATGCCCTGTCGGCATGGCGGCTAGCCAATGTGTTCATGAGTACGGTGAATGACTCCACCGACCGGGCCACCAAGGAGCTTTGGATCAACACATCAGAGGCGGAGGTGAGCCCAGCCTTTAGCCCTCTCTACGAAATTTCAAAGCGTTTGATTGGAGATCTAATTACCCTGCGACGGCTGGATGCTCCCTGTATCATTCGCAAAATTGTCTTGGGGCCGTTCAAAAGTAACCTCAACCCTGTGGGGATCATGTCGCCGAGATGGGTGGCCCGCATGGTTGTTTTCCTGGCCAAGCGGGATGTGCGCACCATTATTGTGACGATTAATCCCCTCACCTACTTGGTGTTTCCGCTCAAGGAATGGGGGCGATCGCTCTATTTTCGACTTTTTTCGCGACCTGCTCCCTAG